In Pseudomonas oryzihabitans, the DNA window TTGAGTTTGCTCCTTCAGGTAGCCCATAAGGTAGGGGCCAACAAATCCACCAAATGCACCGATCGAGTTAATGAGTGCGATACCGCCCGCAGCTGCCTGACCAGTTAGGAATTTGGCAGGCAAGGTATAGAAGATCGTCTTGGCTGAGATGGTGCCGACCATCGCCAGGGTGATGCCGATAAGCGCCGGTACCAAGGCATTCATGTTCAGCGCGAAGATCAGCGCCAGGCCGCCGAGTACGAGTGCTACGACAAGGTTGAAAATCCCCTTGCCGGTACGATCAACGTGTTTGGCCCAAATCAACAGCCCCAAGGTAGAGAAAAAATAGGGGATGGCTGCGATCCAACCAATCATTCCGAACTCGACCCCCTGGCTCTTGAGCATCTGTGGCAACCAGATACCAATACCGTAAGTGCCAAGGGTGAAGCTGAAGGTGATCAGACTGAGAATCCAGACCCGAGGATCTTTCAGCGCATCGCGAAAACCGTGGTTCTTCTCAGACTTGGTTCCTTCGCTAGCAACCATTTCCTTCAAGGCTTCCCGCTCTTCAATCGACAGCCATTTTGCTTCGTCTGGGCGATTGGCTAGTAGACGCAGGGTGATGAAGCCGAGCACGCAGGCTGGCAGCCCTTCAATGATGAACATCCATTGCCATCCTTCCAGGCCCCAAACACCGTGCATCTGCAGCAGCCAGATGGAAAGCGGCCCGCCTACCAAGAAGGAAACAGGCGTGGCTACCGTGAACCAGGCGAGCACCCGCGTGCGATAGCGGGCAGGAAACCACAGGGTGAGGAAGAAGATCACGCCGGGGAAGAAGCCAGCTTCGGCCACGCCCAATAGGAAGCGCACCACATAAAAGCTATAGGGGCCGACCACAAAAGCCGTAGCCGCGGCGGCCACCCCCCAGGTGATCATGATGCGCGCCATCCAGAGTCGGGCGCCGAAACGATACATCGCAAGGTTGCTGGGTACTTCACAGAGGCAGTAGCCGACGAACATGATGCCTGCCCCGAGTCCGAACTGGGCAGCCGTAAGGCCCAATGAACCCGTCATTTGCAAGGCGGCATAACCCACGCTGGTGCGATCTAGGTAGTTGAAGAAGTAAGCAAGCGCCAGCAGTGGAATCAGACGCCACGCAGCCTTGCGCATGGCACGACTCTGTAACTCTGTAGAAGCCTCTACCTGAACTTTAGAAGTCAGGTGGGCCGGTGCGGTGGTATTCACCATGACGATACCTCGTTGTTGTTCTTATAGGGTCTGTGGCTCATGAAGGGAGAGCGACGACAGACCGCGTTGCTGCCCCAGAGCTCACTCAGTCACCCCGGATAGTGCCGCCCCGCTCCAATCTTTCGATGTCTGCGGCGGTATACCCCAACTGCTCTAAAAGGCTTCTCGAATGGCTACCTAGCTCAGGAACGTCCAATCGGGTCCCGAAGCGTTCCCCATTCATTTCAATGGGCAGCATCGGCACTTTCACGGCCTCCCCACTAGGTAGCGAAACGTCAGCCATGCCTCCCGAGGCCAAGAGATGAGGATCGTCGACCAGATCCTGCGGTCGTTGAATGGGAGAGAACGGCAGACCAGCCTTTTCGCAAAGGGTCATGACGGTCTGCTTGTCGAGGCCATTGAGTCGCTCACGGATCCTGGGCAACAAAACATCACGCGCTTGAACACGCTGATTGTTGCGAGCCAATTCGGGATCCTGAGCCCACTCTGGGAAGTCGAAAGCCTCGCAGAAGGCCTGCCACTGGGTGTCACTCACAACACCCATGAATACTTGGGCATCCTCTTCACTGGTTTCGAACACGTCGTAAACTGCCCACGCGGAGATACGACTGGGCATTGGTGCTGCCGCTTTGCCGGTAACGGCCTTCTGCATCATGTGCTGGGCAACGAGGAACGCTGAGTTCTCAAACAGGCCCGTCTGAACAAACTGACCACGGCCGGTAGTACCGCGCTGTAGTAACGCTGCCAAAATGGAAATGGCGCTAAACATACCGCCCATGACGTCGTTGACCGAAGCGCCCGCACGCAATGGGCGACCTACCGGCCCCGTCATGTAGGCCAGGCCCGTCATCATCTGCACCACCTCGTCGAGCGCGGTACGGTTCTGGTAAGGGCCAGGGAGGAAGCCTTTCATCGAGCTGTAGATAATGTCCGGCTTGATCGCCTTTACCTGCTCGTAGCCAAGGCCCAGCTTTTCCATGGCGCCTGCCCGGAAGTTCTCCGTCACGACGTCAGCAGTAGCAATGAGCTTCTTCACCGCCTCCAGGCCTTCTGGAGACTTCATATCAACCGCAAAGCTCTTTTTGTTGCGGTTGTAGGTCATCCAGTAGCCGGCGCCAGACCCCATCAGCCGACGGGTGTTATCGCCCTCAGGTACGGGTTCGACCTTGATGACTTCTGCGCCCAAGTCCGCCAGAACCAAACCGCAGGTGGGGCCCATCACCATGTGAACAAACTCGATGACCCGAATGCCGGCGAGCGGCAGCGCTTTTTCCTCAAAATTGTTCATACAGCCTCCTGCGCATAGGTGAAATTCTTACCCACACCTGCGTCAGGGATGAAACCGTAAAGCGCCTCGCCAGGCAGTCCTTTAACCAACCATTCGCGCGCCGCTACCAGACGATCGATGTCGATGCCTGTGCGCAGCCCCATGGCTTCCAGGAGATACACCAGATCCTCGGTCACGATGTTGCCCGATGCGCCGGGAGCGTAAGGGCAACCACCCAGACCGCCTTGAGACCCGTCGAAGACAGTCACTCCGGCTTCCAGCGCCGCCACGACGTTCGCCAGTCCCTGACCTCGGGTGTTGTGGAAATGAGCGCTGCCGGCGCGTTGGCCGACTTCAATCCGAAGCTGATTGAACAACCGACGAACCTGGACGGGGGTGGCATACCCGACGGTGTCCGACAGGCCGATCTCGTCGACTCCGAGTTCGGCCATACGCGTGGCCATGCGCAGGCATTCGTCATCCGTGACCACGCCTTGGATCGTGCAACCGAAGGCCGTGGATAGACCGGCCTCGATCTGAATGTCGGGGTAATGCTCATCACGCAATGCAACAACGTCGCGAACCTCATCGAAGACCTGAGCGTGGGTCTTCCGAATATTGGCCAGGGAATGCGGCTCGCTCACGGAAATGGGGAGCGTGACTTTGTGTACGCCGGCAGAGAAGGCTGCTTGAGCGCCTTTGAGATTCGGAACGAGAGCCGTGACATAAAGGCCCGGCAGAGTCAGGGCATGGGCAACCACGTCAGCACAGTCCGCCATTTGCGGCAGCAGTTTCGGAGAAACGAAGGAACCTACTTCGATCTCTCTGATACCCGAAGCCGCAAGTGCGCTGATCCACTCACACTTGAGGTGGGTCGGCATCGTCGCCTTTACACTCTGCAAGCCGTCCCGAGGGCCGACTTCGCTCACGAGAATGTCATTTGGGTACAGATCGCTCACGGTGATTCTCCCTTGCGGTTGGGGAGCCCGAAGAACAGGACAGCAATCGAAACGACTCGAATTTTTATGCTTGTTCTGTCAGGCAGAATATCGTTCTGTTTAAAGTATCTTCACTTTTGATCTGCCCTGTCAACGGCACGAAAGGTCGTTCAGCGGTAGATGCCGGGCCTATCCGGCGGGGGTTGACAGCAGAGACGAATAGCGCATCATTGTTCTGTCCAAAGAAATACCGTTCTATTAGACAGAACAATTAATTTGACTAGATCCAGTGATTGATCCGCTCGGGCGCTACGAGTTGGAGACAAGCACGCTGGTCAGGAGAACTGTTATGAGCCTGTTTGCGCCGCCCAAAGAACGCTCTACCGAAGTGTTCACCCGTATGCCCGAAGAGTTTTGGCGTGACGGTGACTCCGACTGGGTTAGGGCCAACAAACCTGGCCAGCGGGTAGCAAACTTCTTGGAAGGGCCATCCTTTGATCGAGATGGGAATCTCTATGTGACGGACATTCCCTATGGCCGGATCTTCCGCATCTCTGCCAGCGGTGAGTGGGAACTGATCGTCGAATACGATGGCTGGCCGAACGGCTTGAAGATCCACCAGGACGGTCGGCTGTTCGTGGCGGACTACCGGAAAGGCGTCTTGGTCGTGGATCCTGTGAATGGTCGGATTGAGCCCTTTCTCACCCATAGGCGAAGTGAGAGTTTCAAAGGCGTCAATGACCTCTTCTTCGATGCTGACGGGTGCCTCTACTTCACCGACCAGGGGCAGACCGGTATGCACGACCCTAGTGGCAGAGTGTTTCGGTACGATCCCACCAGCACTCGTCTCGATTGCCTGCTGGACAACGGCCCTAGCCCAAACGGGCTGGTTCTAGATCTCGAAGAGAAGGCACTGCTCGTGGCCATGACACGCGGTAATGCCATTTGGCGGCTGCCGTTACAGGGCGATAGCCAGACATCGAAGGTCGGTGTGTTCGCCGCCATGGCGGGCGGCGTGAGTGGGGCTGACGGTCTAGCACTAGATAAGGCTGGCAGCCTTTATGTCTGCGACGCGGGCCACGGCTGCGTCTGGAGCTTCGACCGATTCGGTGTACCCCTCTACTGCTATCGCACGTGCACGAGCGGTCGCACGCTGACCAATCTGGCCTTTGGCGGGACTGACGGGCGCGAACTCTACATAACGGATTCGTCCACCGGCACCGTGCTCAGAACGGTCACAGAGCAAGCCGGCAAACCCTTGTTCTCCCACCGCGAAATCTAACTAGCCATCGCATCCGACGCTAGACCCTCCTGCCGTCCGCAATCCGCAGGCCGCTAGGTATCACCCTACAAATAAGAACCAATAAGAAGAGGGATCCATGCTGACCATCCTGAGCTACACCATGATCGTCTGTTTCATGTACCTGATCATGAGCAAACGGCTATCGCCCCTGGTCGCCCTGATTTTGGTGCCCATCGTGTTCGCCTGCCTGGGCGGTTTCGCCAATGGGCTTGGCCCCATGATGCTCAATGGCGTGAAGATGCTGGCACCCACCGGCATCATGCTGACCTTCGCCATTCTCTACTTCTGCATGATGACTGATGCTGGGCTGTTCAATCCTCTCATCAAGGTCATCCTGAAAATCGTGAAGGGCGATCCGCAACGGATCGTGCTCGGCACTGCGGTCTTGGGTACCTGCGTTGGCCTGGATGGCGATGGCGCGACTACCTACATCATCACCACCGCAGCGCTACTCCCGCTGTACAGGCGGACCGGTATCAGTCTGCAAGTCATGGCGACGGTGTTGCTGCTCACGATCGGGGTGATGAACATCCTGCCGTGGGCCGGCCCCTTCTCCCGGGCAGCAAGCGCCATGCATGTGGACATCACAGATCTCTTTATCGAGATGATTCCCATCATGGTGGCCGGGCTGGCCTGGGTCTGGTTCGTAGCCTTTTATCTGGGTCGCGCCGAGCGCAGTCGCCTAGGCACCATTAGTCTCGAAGACGGGGAAGGCCTAGAAAACTTTGTCGAGCAACGACTGAGTGATTGGCGCTTCCTGTTCAATGCCGTATTAACCATCACTCTGATTGCCCTGATGATGCTCAACGTGATGCCGTTGCCCATCCTCTTCATGGTCGCCTTTGCGCTTGGTCTGGTGGTCAACTTCCCAAGCATGAAGGCCCAAAAGGACGTCATCGGTACGCATGCGGCCAATGTGCTGGCAGTGACACTACTTATCTTTGCGGCTGGGATCTTCGTTGGGATTATGTCGGGTACCGGTATGGTGCAGGCGATCTCTGAAAGCTTGGTTGCCGTCATACCCGAAGCGGCAGGCCGCTACATGTCGACCTTCACCGCCTTCATCAGCATGCCTTTTACCTATGTATTGACGAACGACGCCTTCTACTTCGGCATCCTGCCCATCCTTGCGGAAACCGCGAACCACTATGGGCTGACTCCTCAAGAGATGGCTATTGCCTCGCTCATCGGTCAACCGGTGCACCTGCTTAGCCCGCTAGTGGCTTCGACCTATCTGCTTTGTGGCCTCCTGAACATAGACTACGGCGACAATCAGCGAGCTTCGATCGGTTGGAGCGTTGGGACGTGTCTAATCATGTTCGTTGTTGCCGTAGCGCTGGGTAAGATCAGCCTTATCTACTGAAAATTCGTAACCTATTCAGAGCTTAGATGGCGATGCTGCGAAGGCTGCGACCTCAGACCTTTTGCGATCTAGTGATCGAGGTGGTCGTCGTCCGGCCCGGCCCAGGGGGTATGGTGCATCCCTACCTCCGGCGCCGAAACGGTCAGGAGGAGATCAACTATCGACCCGAATTGGAGCGCGTCTTTGGCCGGACATTGGGTGTGCCCCTGTCTCAGGAGCAGGTAATGGAGCTTGCCATTCTGGCTGCCAACTACACCTCAAGCGAAGCCGATTAGTTGCGCCGCAGTATGCCGGCGTGGAAGCGCCATGAGGGCTTGGAGCCGCATCGAGAGCAGCTCACCTCGCGCATGCTCGCCAATGGTTACACCGTCGAGTATGCCGCGGAGCATCGCAGGACCTGCCACGCTAGAAGAGTTCGATCAGCTCGCAGAATGGATCAGCAACGGGGCGCGACCGCTTACAGCGGTAGTAAGACGTGGATAGCTGAGCAGCGGAATACAAAGCGAAATGGCGCCCAGACCAATTCGTGCCAGGCTCCGGGCGCCAGTTGATTCAGTTTGACATCATCAAACTGCGGGGCTAGATTCCGCCACAGACGGCTGCTTGTCTGAGCTGAGGGAACGCAAAAACCCTCCATTGCGGAGGGTTTCTGGTGAAGATGGTGGGTCGTGTGGGATTCGAACCTACGACCAATTGGTTAAAAGCCAACTGCTCTACCGACTGAGCTAACGACCCGTTAGTGGCCGCCATTCTAGCGATTTTCTCTGGATAATCAACACCCTAGATAAATTTTTTTTACTGGTAGCGGGTAGGGTCTGAAATTCCGGCTGCCTTGAAGCCGTCGGCACGCAGGCGGCAGCTGTCGCAACGGCCGCAGGCCTCCCCTTCGCTGTTGGCCTGATAGCAGGACACGGTCAGCCCGTAGTCCACACCCAGGTCGGTGCCGGCCTGGACGATCTGCGCCTTGGACAGGAACTGCAACGGGGCTTCGATCTTGAAGGTATCCCCTTCCACGCCGGCCTTGGTGGCGAGATTGGCCAGGCGTTCGAAGGCCTCGACGAACTCCGGTCGGCAATCCGGATAGCCGGAATAGTCCACCGCGTTCACCCCAATGAAGAGATGACGAGCACCAAGCACCTCGGCCCACCCCAGGGCCAGCGACAGGAACACTGTGTTGCGCGCCGGCACATAGGTGACGGGAATGCCCTCGCCAGGCGTTTCCGGCACGGCGATGTCCGGATCGGTGAGCGCTGAGCCGCCGATGCCATTGAGGTCCAGGCCGATCACCTTGTGTTCGACCACGCCAAGCTGGCGAGCTACGCGCTCGGCCGCCTGCAGTTCGGCTCTATGCCGCTGGCCGTAGTCGAAGCTCATGGTGTAGCAGGCGAAGCCTTGAGCCTTGGCCATGGCGACGATGGTGGCGGAATCGAGGCCGCCGGAGAGAAGGATGACCGCTTTAGGCTGACTCATGCTTAGTGTCCCGGCTCGTCGTTCCAGAGAATCTTGTGCAGTTGCAATTGAAAACGCACGGGAAGGTTATCCGCCACGATCCACTCCGCCAGTTCGCGGGGCACCACCTGGCCGTGGCTGGGCGAAAACCATACTTCTCCCACTCGCTGGTCCAGGCGGTACTCGATCAGCTTGGAAACGGCCCAGTCGTAGTCTTCACGCGAGCAGATGACGAATTTCACCTGATCGTTCGGTGTGAGCTGAGCGATGTTGGCGTAAAGGTTGCGCCCGACTTCGCCCGATGCCGGGGTCTTGAGGTCCATCACCTTGCTGACGCGGACGTCTACCCCGCTGACATCCAGGGCACCGCTGGTTTCCAGGGACACCTCGTAGCCTGCATCGCAGAGTTGCTCAAGTAGTTTGAGGC includes these proteins:
- a CDS encoding MFS transporter, with translation MVNTTAPAHLTSKVQVEASTELQSRAMRKAAWRLIPLLALAYFFNYLDRTSVGYAALQMTGSLGLTAAQFGLGAGIMFVGYCLCEVPSNLAMYRFGARLWMARIMITWGVAAAATAFVVGPYSFYVVRFLLGVAEAGFFPGVIFFLTLWFPARYRTRVLAWFTVATPVSFLVGGPLSIWLLQMHGVWGLEGWQWMFIIEGLPACVLGFITLRLLANRPDEAKWLSIEEREALKEMVASEGTKSEKNHGFRDALKDPRVWILSLITFSFTLGTYGIGIWLPQMLKSQGVEFGMIGWIAAIPYFFSTLGLLIWAKHVDRTGKGIFNLVVALVLGGLALIFALNMNALVPALIGITLAMVGTISAKTIFYTLPAKFLTGQAAAGGIALINSIGAFGGFVGPYLMGYLKEQTQSFTAGLMVMGCILFAAALLAGSLKLFLRED
- a CDS encoding CaiB/BaiF CoA transferase family protein, with the translated sequence MNNFEEKALPLAGIRVIEFVHMVMGPTCGLVLADLGAEVIKVEPVPEGDNTRRLMGSGAGYWMTYNRNKKSFAVDMKSPEGLEAVKKLIATADVVTENFRAGAMEKLGLGYEQVKAIKPDIIYSSMKGFLPGPYQNRTALDEVVQMMTGLAYMTGPVGRPLRAGASVNDVMGGMFSAISILAALLQRGTTGRGQFVQTGLFENSAFLVAQHMMQKAVTGKAAAPMPSRISAWAVYDVFETSEEDAQVFMGVVSDTQWQAFCEAFDFPEWAQDPELARNNQRVQARDVLLPRIRERLNGLDKQTVMTLCEKAGLPFSPIQRPQDLVDDPHLLASGGMADVSLPSGEAVKVPMLPIEMNGERFGTRLDVPELGSHSRSLLEQLGYTAADIERLERGGTIRGD
- a CDS encoding hydroxymethylglutaryl-CoA lyase; this encodes MSDLYPNDILVSEVGPRDGLQSVKATMPTHLKCEWISALAASGIREIEVGSFVSPKLLPQMADCADVVAHALTLPGLYVTALVPNLKGAQAAFSAGVHKVTLPISVSEPHSLANIRKTHAQVFDEVRDVVALRDEHYPDIQIEAGLSTAFGCTIQGVVTDDECLRMATRMAELGVDEIGLSDTVGYATPVQVRRLFNQLRIEVGQRAGSAHFHNTRGQGLANVVAALEAGVTVFDGSQGGLGGCPYAPGASGNIVTEDLVYLLEAMGLRTGIDIDRLVAAREWLVKGLPGEALYGFIPDAGVGKNFTYAQEAV
- a CDS encoding SMP-30/gluconolactonase/LRE family protein → MSLFAPPKERSTEVFTRMPEEFWRDGDSDWVRANKPGQRVANFLEGPSFDRDGNLYVTDIPYGRIFRISASGEWELIVEYDGWPNGLKIHQDGRLFVADYRKGVLVVDPVNGRIEPFLTHRRSESFKGVNDLFFDADGCLYFTDQGQTGMHDPSGRVFRYDPTSTRLDCLLDNGPSPNGLVLDLEEKALLVAMTRGNAIWRLPLQGDSQTSKVGVFAAMAGGVSGADGLALDKAGSLYVCDAGHGCVWSFDRFGVPLYCYRTCTSGRTLTNLAFGGTDGRELYITDSSTGTVLRTVTEQAGKPLFSHREI
- a CDS encoding CitMHS family transporter is translated as MLTILSYTMIVCFMYLIMSKRLSPLVALILVPIVFACLGGFANGLGPMMLNGVKMLAPTGIMLTFAILYFCMMTDAGLFNPLIKVILKIVKGDPQRIVLGTAVLGTCVGLDGDGATTYIITTAALLPLYRRTGISLQVMATVLLLTIGVMNILPWAGPFSRAASAMHVDITDLFIEMIPIMVAGLAWVWFVAFYLGRAERSRLGTISLEDGEGLENFVEQRLSDWRFLFNAVLTITLIALMMLNVMPLPILFMVAFALGLVVNFPSMKAQKDVIGTHAANVLAVTLLIFAAGIFVGIMSGTGMVQAISESLVAVIPEAAGRYMSTFTAFISMPFTYVLTNDAFYFGILPILAETANHYGLTPQEMAIASLIGQPVHLLSPLVASTYLLCGLLNIDYGDNQRASIGWSVGTCLIMFVVAVALGKISLIY
- the queC gene encoding 7-cyano-7-deazaguanine synthase QueC, with translation MSQPKAVILLSGGLDSATIVAMAKAQGFACYTMSFDYGQRHRAELQAAERVARQLGVVEHKVIGLDLNGIGGSALTDPDIAVPETPGEGIPVTYVPARNTVFLSLALGWAEVLGARHLFIGVNAVDYSGYPDCRPEFVEAFERLANLATKAGVEGDTFKIEAPLQFLSKAQIVQAGTDLGVDYGLTVSCYQANSEGEACGRCDSCRLRADGFKAAGISDPTRYQ
- the queE gene encoding 7-carboxy-7-deazaguanine synthase QueE; translated protein: MQKDTLRLTEIFYSLQGEARTAGLPTVFVRLTGCPLRCQYCDTAYAFTGGEIHHLDAILEQVASYRPRHICVTGGEPLAQPNCLKLLEQLCDAGYEVSLETSGALDVSGVDVRVSKVMDLKTPASGEVGRNLYANIAQLTPNDQVKFVICSREDYDWAVSKLIEYRLDQRVGEVWFSPSHGQVVPRELAEWIVADNLPVRFQLQLHKILWNDEPGH